Proteins encoded in a region of the Rhipicephalus sanguineus isolate Rsan-2018 unplaced genomic scaffold, BIME_Rsan_1.4 Seq10638, whole genome shotgun sequence genome:
- the LOC119376000 gene encoding LOW QUALITY PROTEIN: uncharacterized protein LOC119376000 (The sequence of the model RefSeq protein was modified relative to this genomic sequence to represent the inferred CDS: inserted 2 bases in 1 codon) produces MKKIQRRRLYNYVRSFLQSRTFSIKIGSFTSEPYSNKIGVPQGAVISPTLFNITMRPLAYLLSEVQSISAGIYADDVTIWSNARDXPLPNNSNSKKAIDVITNFLDRQGLQVSPEKTEFVVVLKPTNHRKQQFIRDKIQLAVRNTSIQRKEHIKILGIIYQQNARSTQWVEKSLHTAKQTIRVLRKLTSSASGLSEGQIKRLAQALVHSRFLYGLPFLPMTPTQLDRIECINKTCIRIATGLPKYAKLEDLYGTGLLLPIGDYVEPALQAQNERLKLSRAGRAIRSELGLSNEDLPQILPTIPPWEDITVTDNRPLPKHMNQASDTQRRDYYAQRHIEYLKTISDEEEIIYTDASCTLEGSNTGAFLNLRTGEASSFSITHSCLLPEAAEGHAISEALAHYTQTESSPKAIHIFTDSQQVIRTLQTRSKLPEYARHILNYAAQLQERSIRVRIHWIPGHTNIPGNELVHHRALQHQSKEQLGDASSEQTATLIQGDTHDANYRAKVHRRRKLRAKLEEATKHDAPPPRSTRPYEVILRRLQTRSFTTIPVLHKMYPTKYPDPNCDYCQAPATTEHILWECPIHESSRAAFIKRAQRTLPHLQQDMEETTHWILEDPLIRARLNIWCNDLRKTAIPCPAITSTTSSPV; encoded by the exons atgaaaaagattcaac GTAGAAGGCTGTACAATTACGTTCGAAGTTTTCTGCAGAGCAGGACCTTTTCTATAAAAATAGGCTCATTCACCAGTGAGCCATATTCAAACAAAATCGGAGTTCCGCAAGGGGCTGTTATCTCCCCAACgctgttcaacataacaatgcGTCCACTTGCCTACCTTTTAAGTGAAGTCCAGTCCATCTCGGCGGGAATCTATGCAGACGATGTTACAATATGGTCTAACGCGCGAGA ACCTCTACCCAACAACAGCAACTCCAAAAAAGCAATAGATGTTATCACCAATTTCCTTGACAGACAAGGTCTCCAGGTTTCACCAGAAAAGACCGAGTTTGTAGTGGTTCTCAAACCCACAAACCATAGAAAGCAGCAATTCATTCGAGATAAAATCCAACTTGCTGTTCGAAACACGAGCATACAACGCAAAGAGCACATTAAGATTCTAGGTATAATATACCAACAAAATGCAAGGTCTACCCAATGGGTAGAAAAATCTCTGCACACGGCGAAACAGACAATAAGAGTGCTGCGAAAGCTGACAAGCAGTGCCTCGGGCCTATCCGAAGGTCAAATTAAAAGGCTCGCACAGGCGCTGGTCCACTCAAGGTTCCTATACGGGCTACCCTTCCTGCCAATGACGCCGACCCAGCTTGACAGAATTGAATGCATCAACAAAACATGCATTCGTATCGCCACAGGGCTACCGAAGTACGCCAAGCTCGAAGACCTGTACGGAACAGGTCTACTTCTTCCAATAGGCGACTACGTTGAGCCAGCACTGCAAGCCCAAAATGAGCGCCTCAAGCTAAGCCGTGCGGGGAGAGCCATCAGAAGCGAACTAGGACTAAGCAACGAAGACCTACCTCAAATTCTACCCACCATTCCACCATGGGAAGATAttaccgtgacagacaatcggccGCTTCCGAAACATATGAACCAAGCCTCGGACACACAGAGAAGGGATTACTACGCTCAGCGGCACATTGAGTACCTAAAAACTATATCTGACGAAGAAGAAATCATTTACACGGATGCCTCGTGCACTCTAGAAGGGTCCAACACTGGGGCATTTTTGAACCTGAGAACAGGGGAAGCATCCTCATTCTCTATTACACATTCTTGCTTGCTACCCGAAGCAGCCGAAGGGCACGCTATTTCGGAAGCTCTAGCCCACTACACTCAAACAGAATCATCGCCAAAAGCTATTCACATCTTCACCGACTCTCAGCAAGTGATTCGAACGCTCCAAACTCGAAGTAAGCTACCAGAATACGCCAGGCACATCCTCAACTATGCCGCCCAACTTCAAGAACGATCCATCCGGGTAAGGATTCATTGGATTCCTGGACACACCAATATACCGGGGAACGAGCTAGTTCATCACCGAGCCTTGCAGCATCAAAGCAAGGAACAACTCGGGGATGCCAGCTCGGAGCAGACCGCAACGTTAATCCAAGGCGACACCCATGACGCCAACTACCGAGCAAAAGTCCACCGCCGACGAAAGTTAAGGGCTAAATTAGAAGAAGCTACAAAACACGACGCCCCGCCACCAAGATCCACCCGCCCCTACGAGGTCATACTCAGAAGACTACAAACACGAAGCTTCACAACAATCCCAGTGCTACACAAGATGTACCCGACTAAATACCCTGACCCCAACTGCGACTACTGCCAAGCCCCAGCAACCACGGAGCATATCCTCTGGGAATGCCCAATTCACGAATCAAGCCGAGCTGCTTTCATAAAAAGAGCCCAACGTACGCTGCCCCACCTACAGCAAGACATGGAGGAAACCACCCACTGGATACTCGAAGATCCACTCATCAGAGCCAGGCTAAATATATGGTGCAATGACTTGCGCAAGACGGCCATCCCCTGcccagcaataacaagcacaacaagctcaccagtttga